The proteins below come from a single Lepeophtheirus salmonis chromosome 4, UVic_Lsal_1.4, whole genome shotgun sequence genomic window:
- the LOC121115658 gene encoding glucose-fructose oxidoreductase domain-containing protein 2, translating into MSGALPGVGVFGTGSITYATVPYLKNLGYRIEALWGRNREEAELTSTELGIPFFTDKIDDVLLRRDVDLVLIFCPPFHHSQIAVKALGIGKHVCVQSPGGLNQSEALRMVQAAQYYPSLYSVLIRGLRFLPCFQLMKREISDGYLGKGISLIDVRLDLRRPLNSTYSWSCDESMGGGTSSQYGSHLVDLLYFLTGGQRAQRIHGVVRTLDRTTESINGIRQISADDFSSFQMEMSNGIFANVVINGQAGTFYQEVRISGPEGYLIARNGELSGFRCGQKKEEILLSDPENDNDSIYGLHLLPRMYIDGIRLMFHHLAQSFRNGEKTVGNGGSGGFNPGVGYTSFEDALYVHAVIEAVKRSSKDKSWTKVSYVDWWK; encoded by the exons ATGAGTGGGGCCCTTCCCGGTGTGGGAGTATTCGGGACTGGATCGATAACATATGCGACTGTTCCCTATCTGAAGAACCTG GGTTATCGAATTGAGGCACTATGGGGCCGTAATCGTGAAGAAGCTGAGCTAACTTCTACTGAATTAGGAATTCCGTTCTTCACTGACAAAATTGATGATGTCTTATTGCGAAGGGACGTCGacttagttttaatattttgtcctCCTTTTCATCATTCTCAAATAGCAGTTAAAGCATTGG gAATAGGGAAACACGTTTGTGTGCAATCTCCTGGTGGTTTAAATCAAAGTGAGGCCCTCCGTATGGTTCAAGCCGCTCAGTATTATCCGAGTTTATACTCCGTCCTAATAAGAGGTCTAAGATTTTTACCCTGCTTTCAATTAATGAAACGTGAAATATCAGATGGCTATCTTGGTAAAGGTATTTCCTTAATAGATGTTCGACTTGATCTTAGGAGGCCGTTAAATTCAACTTATTCTTGGAGCTGTGATGAGTCCATGGGTGGCGGGACATCTTCACAATATGGGTCACACCTCGtggatttattatattttttaactggtGGGCAACGAGCACAGCGTATTCATGGTGTTGTACGAACATTGGATCGTACAACTGAATCCATCAATGGCATACGTCAAATATCAGCAGACGACTTTTCTTCCTTCCAAATGGAAATGTCTAATGGGATTTTTGCAAATGTTGTGATCAACGGTCAAGCAGGAACATTTTATCAAGAAGTACGAATATCTGGTCCGGAGGGCTATCTTATAGCTCGTAACGGTGAGCTTTCAGGGTTTCGATGTGGACAAAAGAAAGAAGAGATTCTCCTCTCCGACCCTGAAAATGACAATGATTCAATTTATGGATTGCATTTATTGCCTCGTATGTACATCGATGGAATTCGCTTAATGTTTCATCATTTGGCTCAAAGCTTCAGAAATGGTGAGAAAACAGTTGGAAATGGTGGTTCTGGTGGATTCAATCCTGGTGTTGGTTATACTTCATTTGAAGATGCACTCTATGTGCATGCCGTGATAGAGGCGGTAAAACGATCTTCGAAGGATAAATCTTGGACAAAG GTATCCTACGTCGATTGGTGGAAATGA
- the LOC121115656 gene encoding rab GTPase-binding effector protein 2-like: MEETALALEREKEALSIESKTLKTLLDESKDENDRIRAELDSKGLGLSSSTLSDVTKSFARKVKSNLQTVIPKESPGSMLKAQEDTELLKSIVIPLEEQIHVLKDKLRHTDTLLRELEARHTRVILAVPSLTSWLNGKEISQVSEALKKTNKSPETSEGETFEALMDVRYGLLLTERNELRQLYDKECDSSSKLRKELMESNHTILRIKSGKSEESSNDPETGGPKMVSSTEWNRVLNEVRSNDVSVDDLKNQLTEYKKLNEKYKEDLMNESIFRKEVESKWNDSAELHKSETDALSISVRNAENILEKLKSSYSMVYETTRRDLHLLSGDREKLVRDIRRLQEENDKLIGKHRLKAQEFENQVIELPDKIEDIHTLLLKYREDLISAKIAKETLEEKMKGEVSFLKAQIKSEQQVKESMEESLTSEIEDLKGKNQSLDSFRMEFEAERRRRQEMEGKNADFEELKRLNFKITKEKSEFQSRISNLQKELDNSVAVQTDFVRLSQSLQMELEKIRQSEKEVRWQHEDDVSSCSNCSNSFGSNKHKHNCRHCGKVFCIECLSKTVPSGPSCRESHVCNVCYTLLVSDSAPYFSIDVPTQK, encoded by the exons ATG GAGGAAACAGCTTTGGCCCTTGAGCGGGAAAAGGAAGCTCTTAGCATTGAATCTAAAACACTGAAAACGCTTTTAGATGAATCCAAAGACGAAAATGATCGAATTCGAGCCGAACTGGATAGTAAGGGCCTTGGTTTATCTAGCTCCACACTTTCGGACGTGACTAAAAGTTTTGCTAGAAAGGTGAAATCGAACTTGCAAACTGTCATACCGAAGGAATCTCCTGGAAGTATGCTAAAGGCACAAGAAGATACTGAACTCCTCAAAAGTATTGTAATTCCATTGGAAGAGCAAATTCACGTACTAAAAGATAAGTTGAGGCATACAGATACACTCCTCAGAGAATTAGAGGCAAGACATACGAGAGTCATCTTAGCTGTTCCGTCTTTAACATCTTGGCTCAATGGTAAAGAAATATCTCAAGTAAGCGAGGCTctaaaaaaaacgaataaaagTCCTGAAACAAGTGAAGGTGAGACTTTTGAGGCTTTAATGGATGTCAGATACGGACTATTATTGACAGAGCGAAATGAACTTCGACAACTTTATGATAAAGAGTGTGACTCTTCGTCAAAACTTCGTAAAGAGCTTATGGAATCCAATCACACCATACTTAG aattaaGTCTGGAAAGTCAGAAGAATCAAGTAATGATCCAGAAACGGGCGGTCCTAAAATGGTCTCTAGTACAGAGTGGAATAGAGTTCTTAATGAAGTTAGAAGTAACGACGTCTCGGTCGATGATCTCAAAAACCAATTAACAGAATACAAGAAATTGAATGAGAAATATAAGGAAGACCTAATGAATGAGTCAATTTTTCGGAAGGAAGTTGAATCCAAGTGGAATGACTCCGCCGAACTACATAAGTCAGAAACAGATGCTCTTTCTATTAGTGTTAGAAATGccgaaaatattttagaaaaattgaaatcaagTTATTCGATGGTATACGAAACTACACGGAGGGATTTGCATCTTCTATCCGGGGATAGAGAGAAATTAGTACGTGATATAAGGCGACTCCAGGAAGAAAATGACAAACTTATTGGAAAACACCGACTCAAAGCTCAAGAGTTTGAGAATCAAGTCATTGAATTACCAGATAAAATTGAAGATATTCATactttattacttaaatatcgAGAGGACCTCATATCTGCTAAAATTGCTAAGGAGACGCTAgaggaaaaaatgaaaggagAAGTTAGTTTTCTTAAAGCTCAAATTAAGAGCGAACAACAGGTGAAAGAAAGTATGGAGGAATCTCTTACATCTGAAATAGAGGATTTGAAAGGGAAGAATCAATCTCTTGATAGTTTCCGTATGGAATTTGAGGCAGAAAGAAGACGAAGACAGGAAATGGAAGGGAAGAATGCAGACTTTGAGGAATTGAAACgcctcaattttaaaataaccaaaGAAAAATCGGAATTTCAATCAAGGATATCAAATTTGCAAAAGGAGCTAGATAATTCTGTTGCTGTTCAAACAGACTTTGTGCGGTTATCTCAATCATTACAGATGGAATTGGAGAAGATTAGACAGTCAGAAAAAGAG GTTCGATGGCAACACGAGGATGATGTTAGTTCCTGCTCGAACTGTAGTAACTCCTTCGGTTCTaataaacataaacataatTGTCGACATTGTGGGAAAGTATTTTGCATTGAGTGTCTTTCTAAAACTGTTCCTAGTGGTCCTTCTTGTCGTGAATCACATGTTTGTAACGTTTGCTATACATTATTAGTGTCGGACTCTGCTCCATATTTCTCCATCGATGTACCTAcgcaaaaatga